The region GGCGGACGTGAACAGGCCCTCGCGGGCGGCCTCCGGCAGGTCCCGCCACGGTTCGGTGCGGATCACGCCGGGGGAGACCACGTTGGCCCGGATCGGCGTCGGCTCCCGTGTCAGTGCGCGAGGGAACCGCCCTTCCTGATCGACGGTGCGCCGTACCCGACCGCCGTGTACGCGCCCCGAACGGGGTGTCCGGGATCCTCGCGGACTCATCCCCTTTCGCCAGGGGCGATACCCTGAAGGCATCGCCACCGGGACGACGGAAGGGGCGGCCATGGACCTCGACCTGCGGAAGATCCGCTACTTCGTGGCGGTCGCCGAGCTGCTCCACTTCGGCCGCGCGGCGGAGCGACTGCACATCGCTCAGCCGGTCCTGAGCCGTCAGATCCGCGCCCTGGAGAAGGACTTGGGCGCACCGCTTTTCGAACGCGACAGCCATGGTGTGACTCTGACGGCGGCCGGGCATCAACTCCTCGACGACGCACGGCAGTTGCTCGCCACCGCGGACGCCACCAGGCTCCGGGTGCGCCGCGCCGCCGGCGGACCGCGCCGACTGGTCGTCGGCTTCCGGGCCGGCGTCGTCGTGACCCGCGCCCTGCGCGCCTTCGGGGCCGCCCACCCGGACGTCGAGGCGCTCGCCCGCCGCGTCGAATGGGACGACCAGGAGCGGCTGATCCTCGACGGAACCGTCGACCTCGCCTACGTACGCCGCCCGATCCGCGAGCAGGGCCTCACGCTGCTGCCGCTCTTCAGTGAGGCGCGCGTGGCGATGCTCCCCGCCGACCACCGGCTCGCGGGCAAACCGGAACTCGCCCTGGCCGACCTGGCGGACGAACCGCGCCTGAGGTACGCCGACCCCCGTCCCGGCGAGCTGCCGATCCGCACCATCGAAGAGAAGTTCGAGTCCGTGGCGAGCGGGGCCGGCATCACGCTCGTACCGGAGTCCGTCGCCGAGCAGTACTCGCGCCCCGACATCACCTACGTACCGGTGCCGGACGCGGAGCGCGACGAGGTGCTGCTCGCCTGGGAGGCGAGCCGGCGCTCGCCCCTGATCACCGCCTTCGCCCCGCTCGCGCCCCTCGCCGACCCGGCGCGGGCCGAGGAGCCGTGAGCCCGGTCGCGGCGGGCTGAGGCGGGGCCCCTACGGCGCAGGGGGCGCTCCCCGCCGGTCGGGGCCCCGCCGCCGTGCCGCGGGGAGCCGGTCAGCCCTGGGCGGCCGCGGCCTGCAGGGCGATGCGGTGCTCGCCCGCGTACACGTTCATGGAGGGGCCGCGCAGGAAGCCCACCAGGGTCAGCCCGGTCTCGGCGGCCAGGTCCACCGCCAGCGAGGACGGTGCGGAGACCGCCGCCAGTACGGGGATGCCCGCCATGACCGCCTTCTGCGCCAGCTCGAAGGAGGCCCGGCCCGACACCAGCAGGATCGTGCGGGAGAGCGGGAGGTCGCCGCGTTGCAGGGCGCGCCCGACCAGCTTGTCGACCGCGTTGTGCCGGCCCACGTCCTCCCGTACGTCGAGCATCTCCCCGTCCTCCGTGAACAGTGCCGCGGCGTGCAGACCCCCGGTCCGGTCGAAGACCCGCTGGGCCTCGCGCAGCCGGTCGGGGAGGCCGGCGAGGAGCGCGGGCTCCAGCCGGACCGGGGGAGCGTCGGCCCCGTCGTCGATGGACCAGCGGGCCGTCGTACGGACCGCGTCCAGGCTCGCCTTGCCGCACAGGCCGCAGGACGAGGTCGTGTAGACGTTGCGCTCCAGCGTGATGTCGGGCAGCACGACGCCCGGCGCGGTCCGGACGTCCACGACGTTGTACGTGTTGGAACCTCCCCCACTCTCGGCTTCGCTCGAGCGGGAGGGGCCCCCACCGGTGGCGCCCGCGCAGTAGACGATGTTCTGCACCTCGTCGGCCCGGCCGAAGACCCCCTCGCTGACGAGGAAGCCCGCCGCGAGCGCGAAGTCGTCGCCCGGGGTGCGCATGGTGATCGCGAGCGGTTTCCCGTTGAGGCGGATCTCCAGTGGCTCCTCGGCGACGAGCGTGTCGGGGCGGGTGGAGATGGCCCCGTCCCGGATGCGGATCACCTTGCGTCGTTCC is a window of Streptomyces sp. NBC_00271 DNA encoding:
- a CDS encoding LysR family transcriptional regulator; the protein is MDLDLRKIRYFVAVAELLHFGRAAERLHIAQPVLSRQIRALEKDLGAPLFERDSHGVTLTAAGHQLLDDARQLLATADATRLRVRRAAGGPRRLVVGFRAGVVVTRALRAFGAAHPDVEALARRVEWDDQERLILDGTVDLAYVRRPIREQGLTLLPLFSEARVAMLPADHRLAGKPELALADLADEPRLRYADPRPGELPIRTIEEKFESVASGAGITLVPESVAEQYSRPDITYVPVPDAERDEVLLAWEASRRSPLITAFAPLAPLADPARAEEP
- the fdhD gene encoding formate dehydrogenase accessory sulfurtransferase FdhD; the encoded protein is MGRVTERRKVIRIRDGAISTRPDTLVAEEPLEIRLNGKPLAITMRTPGDDFALAAGFLVSEGVFGRADEVQNIVYCAGATGGGPSRSSEAESGGGSNTYNVVDVRTAPGVVLPDITLERNVYTTSSCGLCGKASLDAVRTTARWSIDDGADAPPVRLEPALLAGLPDRLREAQRVFDRTGGLHAAALFTEDGEMLDVREDVGRHNAVDKLVGRALQRGDLPLSRTILLVSGRASFELAQKAVMAGIPVLAAVSAPSSLAVDLAAETGLTLVGFLRGPSMNVYAGEHRIALQAAAAQG